The proteins below come from a single Lepeophtheirus salmonis chromosome 4, UVic_Lsal_1.4, whole genome shotgun sequence genomic window:
- the LOC121116098 gene encoding uncharacterized protein: protein MFYNYSNPTRNMLFKYHVVIMCLMWSALVLADSKALPIKNTSSNGANSEKDIIKKRDIRPHNGLVPTTGKIWPPYPFAEQGYWARKSGFYGPIPDKLRDVSKLNFNNNKFSFGQSPKDYDNSQFIYDDDYSYSSEPYPDPYFSPSPLLESSSYFPQQTLNSINALSQGSFSPQDPHYSPPKDTYRVPHTFNENQFVSSSSKQIPPGKTYYRSLDLGKEGSQRIYLRAEDVFYDKKKYPFYYKPLSTHCYPYCRS from the exons ATGTTTTACAACTATTCAAACCCTACTCGAAACATGCTTTTTAAATATCATGTAGTTATTATGTGTCTTATGTGGAGTGCTTTGGTTCTTGCGGACTCCAAGGCTCTTCcaattaaaaatacatcttcAAATGGAGCTAACTCGGAAAAG GACATCATTAAAAAACGAGATATTCGACCTCATAACGGACTTGTACCTACAACTGGAAAGATATGGCCTCCATATCCATTTGCTGAACAGGGATATTGGGCACGAAAGTCTGGGTTCTATGGACCCATTCCAGATAAATTAAGGGATGTTTCA aaattgaatttcaataacAACAAATTTAGTTTCGGACAATCTCCAAAGGACTACGATAATTCACAATTCATCTACGACGATGATTACAG CTATTCCTCAGAGCCTTACCCGGATCCCTATTTCTCCCCTTCTCCACTTCTGGAATCCTCATCTTACTTTCCTCAACAAACCCTAAACTCAATCAATGCTCTTAGTCAAGGATCCTTTTCACCACAAGACCCTCATTACTCGCCTCCGAAGGATACATACAGAGTCCCGCACACCTTCaatgaaaatcaatttgtatCAAGTTCCTCCAAACAAATTCCTCCGGGGAAAACATATTATCGAAGCTTGGATTTAGGAAAAGAGGGATCACAAAGGATTTACCTACGGGCAGAAGATGTTTTCtatgataaaaagaaatatcctttttaCTACAAGCCTCTGAGTACCCACTGTTATCCATATTGTAGGAGCTAA